The Pseudomonas pergaminensis nucleotide sequence CCCGTATTGGCTGATGTATTGAGTCTTTTCTATGTTCACGGTGTTTTTGCCGAGACAGTGGTGAGAGCGCTATTTTCATTCAGCTGTGGGTAATTTCTATAGGGGGGTGAGCGGCTGTTTTGTGCAGTTTGGGAAGAGGATGTCGTAGTGCGTGGAGGTTTCTTACAACGGTTTCCGGCATTTGTGGCTTGGCAGCGACTCAACAGGCAAAACTGAGCAAATGTGGGAGTCGGCGTGCCCGCGAGACGGTGTGCCGGGTATGGAAATGTTGCCTGATGCGACGTAGTCGCAGGCATGTTGAATCGTCGTAAGATCTAACCGTTTGTAATTTCGCTCAAGCACCGACAGGCCGACTCACACACCGCTCAAAAATCGACTCCAGCCCCCGGTAGTCACACGCCACCGCGTCAATATTCGCCGGTACCCACGCCGCGTGTTTCACCAACCACCAGTTCACCGAAAATCCCGCATTCACGATGATCTGTTCAAACAGAATCCGCTGCGCCCGGCCATTGCCTTCGCGGAAAGGGTGGATGACGTTGAGGTCGCCGTAGGCTTCGGCAATCTGCCTGACCAACTCGGCCTGACTCGCGCCGACATACCAGTTCGCCTCTTCCATGTGCCGGACGATTTTAGCCGCCTCCGGTGGAATGCGTTCCGGGGTGCAGAACAAGGTGTCGCCTTTCTGGATGTTGACGCTGCGTAACTCACCGGCCCAGTCGTAGATATCGCCGAACAGGGTGCGGTGGATATGTTGCAGGCGGTCTAGGTCGTAGGGCGGTGGGAACAGGGGGAGGCTGCCTACGGCGATTTCGGACAACTCCCGCTCGGCCTGGTGCAGGCGCGCATCGTCGAGCAGGTCGAGGCGGTTGCGCAGGACGCTGCTACCGGGGTAGCAGTACGGGTCCTGGCCCACCCCATATTTGTCGAGCATCAGCGTGGGGTGTTGCGGTACTTGGCGAGGACGGCTTCGCGGGTCGGCAGGGGTTTGTCGACGTCGGCCGGTTGGGTGTCGAACCCTTCCAGGCGCAGGCTGGCCAGGTAATTGGAACGGCGGATCTTGTGGTAATGATCCTGTTTTTGCTCAAACGTCAGTTCGCTCATTGCAGCGTACTCCTGGGTGGCAAGGTTTGATTGTAGCGCAATGCTTCAGTGTGCAGGCGGGATAAAAACCACGTCACATTTTGCGCAAAAAAACCGCCAGCGGCCTGATTTCAGCGTATGTTTCACCGCAAAATCTTGTAGGGCGATTTCGCCCACTACTTAAAGGGAGTTAAGCATGGGTTTGCTGCGTGTCGCCTCGGCGATGTCTTTGTGTGCGATGGCTTTTTCGGCCCAGGCCGAGCAATTGCCGATTGAAGTACTCAGTGCCGTGGTCAAGGACCAGAAAATCGCTGACGCCGAAGTGCTGCTGCAGCGTAACGGCGCACAAAACGTGGTGGGCCGCACCAACGCCCAAGGCCAGGTCACGCTGACCAGCGAAGCGGCTGACGACGCCACCAATCTGCTGATCATCAAGAAGCCCGGCTACTCCAACCTGGTGGTGAAATGCCCGTGCGCAGGCATGACGTACGCCATCAGCCCGGTGATGGAAAACCTCGACGGCCTGCGTGTGGTGCTGACCTGGGGCAAGACGCCGCGTGACCTCGATTCCCACATGATTTTCCCCGGCAATAACATCTACTTCGAGAACAAGAACGGCACCGACGCCGAGCTGGATGTGGATGACACCGACAGCTACGGCCCGGAAACCATCACCCTGCAGAAAAAACACTACGGCGAAAGCTACGTGTATGCCGTGCATGACTTCAGCAACGGTGGCAATCCAGGCTCACGCCAATTGTCCAGCAGCGAAGCCAAAGTGTTTGTCTACATGGGCCAATCGCTGGTGCGAACCTATTACGTGCCGAAAAACCGTAGCGGCAACCTGTGGACCGTGTTCCGCATGACCGGCAGCGGCGACTTCCAGGACATCAACACCTTCAGCGGTGTGACCGTAAATGCCGCGAATGTACTGAACGAAGTCAAGCCGTTGCTGGACGACAGCGTGGCGGTCACCGCCGTCGTAGTCAGTTCTTCCGCACAAACCGACGCTAAACGTCTGAACGTCCAAGGTGAAGCGGCCTACCAGGCGGGTAACCTCGACCAGGCCATCGACCTCTTCCGCCAGGCGATCGAGTTGGACAATGGTTTCGGCAAGGCCTACGGCAACCTGGGCCTGGCGTATCAGAAGGCCGGCAATACTGCCGAGTCTATCTGGGCCAACCGCAAGGCCATCGCTCTGGCGACCGGCGCAAACGC carries:
- a CDS encoding putative adenosine monophosphate-protein transferase Fic translates to MLDKYGVGQDPYCYPGSSVLRNRLDLLDDARLHQAERELSEIAVGSLPLFPPPYDLDRLQHIHRTLFGDIYDWAGELRSVNIQKGDTLFCTPERIPPEAAKIVRHMEEANWYVGASQAELVRQIAEAYGDLNVIHPFREGNGRAQRILFEQIIVNAGFSVNWWLVKHAAWVPANIDAVACDYRGLESIFERCVSRPVGA
- a CDS encoding YhfG family protein; its protein translation is MSELTFEQKQDHYHKIRRSNYLASLRLEGFDTQPADVDKPLPTREAVLAKYRNTPR
- a CDS encoding tetratricopeptide repeat protein, producing the protein MGLLRVASAMSLCAMAFSAQAEQLPIEVLSAVVKDQKIADAEVLLQRNGAQNVVGRTNAQGQVTLTSEAADDATNLLIIKKPGYSNLVVKCPCAGMTYAISPVMENLDGLRVVLTWGKTPRDLDSHMIFPGNNIYFENKNGTDAELDVDDTDSYGPETITLQKKHYGESYVYAVHDFSNGGNPGSRQLSSSEAKVFVYMGQSLVRTYYVPKNRSGNLWTVFRMTGSGDFQDINTFSGVTVNAANVLNEVKPLLDDSVAVTAVVVSSSAQTDAKRLNVQGEAAYQAGNLDQAIDLFRQAIELDNGFGKAYGNLGLAYQKAGNTAESIWANRKAIALATGANAATVRAGAYYNIARIYEAAGQFADALRHYQLAKEQKANPVYDTAIERVQNR